One window of Oryza brachyantha chromosome 12, ObraRS2, whole genome shotgun sequence genomic DNA carries:
- the LOC102716362 gene encoding uncharacterized protein LOC102716362, which produces MEGGPASLAVLRAALLGMAVVLSMVTWVPHVYSCARIFLLVSLPSAASTLATPRCLFVFSNIIVIFLANESKLSESEGESFTDDAIGFRVGAFTPPATTTQENDVAEEEENMSEEQEDGMAILHDDHASLQQRQRDEPEDVDAASSILVAEEPGGEDDVVHLCDAETEEGEAVSSQDEMMMMMMMEEEATEEEDAGLPTDELNRRVEDFIARFNMERQLEARMLVCCC; this is translated from the coding sequence ATGGAAGGAGGTCCTGCGAGCCTCGCCGTGCTCAGAGCCGCTCTTCTTGGCATGGCCGTCGTCCTGTCCATGGTGACCTGGGTGCCGCACGTGTACTCCTGCGCTAGGATCTTCCTCCTGGTGTCGCTCCCTTCCGCGGCTTccaccctcgcgacgccgaGGTGCCTCTTCGTCTTCTCCAACATCATCGTCATCTTCCTCGCCAACGAGTCGAAGCTCTCCGAGAGCGAGGGTGAGAGCTTCACTGATGACGCCATCGGATTTAGGGTTGGAGCTTTCACACCACCAGCTACTACTACCCAGGAGAACGACGTcgctgaagaagaagagaacatGAGTGAAGAACAAGAAGATGGCATGGCGATTCTACATGACGACCACGCCAGCCTGCAACAACGGCAGCGAGATGAACCTGAAGACGTGGACGCTGCATCGAGCATTCTCGTGGCCGAGGAACCAGGAGGAGAAGACGATGTTGTTCATCTCTGCGATGCAGAAACCGAGGAAGGAGAAGCAGTATCATCGCAGGacgagatgatgatgatgatgatgatggaggaagaggcgaccgaggaggaagacgcAGGCTTGCCAACTGATGAGCTGAACCGTAGGGTGGAGGACTTCATCGCAAGGTTCAACATGGAGAGGCAGCTCGAGGCAAGGATGCTggtctgctgctgctga